In Arthrobacter sp. CDRTa11, one DNA window encodes the following:
- the arfB gene encoding alternative ribosome rescue aminoacyl-tRNA hydrolase ArfB — MDLEVSPALTIPASELGWRFSRSSGPGGQHVNTTDSRVELLWNIGDSAALTEGQRLMLLTRLGQRLVDGIITVTASEQRSQLRNREIALSKLLDIVTEGLAPPAAPRRATKPTRGSNRRRLAAKEQRAATKRQRKRPSAE; from the coding sequence ATGGATCTGGAGGTGTCACCCGCGCTGACCATTCCCGCCTCGGAACTCGGCTGGCGGTTTTCGCGTTCGTCCGGGCCAGGCGGTCAACATGTCAACACAACGGACAGCCGCGTAGAGCTGCTGTGGAATATCGGCGACTCTGCGGCGCTTACCGAGGGCCAACGCCTGATGCTGCTCACACGTCTCGGGCAACGCCTCGTGGACGGCATCATCACCGTGACCGCCTCGGAGCAGCGCTCCCAGCTGCGAAACCGAGAGATCGCCCTGAGCAAGCTCCTGGACATTGTGACGGAAGGTCTTGCACCTCCGGCGGCTCCTCGCCGGGCGACCAAACCAACCCGGGGCTCGAACCGCCGTCGTCTGGCTGCGAAGGAACAGCGGGCGGCGACGAAGCGGCAACGAAAGCGGCCGTCTGCGGAGTAG
- a CDS encoding sugar ABC transporter substrate-binding protein, which translates to MSSAAVIASISLAAAGCAADGASDGPTAGVTYRDASGNCAAPPLAGVDFGAAQAFLKPFEQKATGLLVTKPLPQPINPGTTVAYLDNGSAVSGLIWGFMEAAGKTAGVTMQRVATGTNAQSINTALSSVVETAPDILVAAATDATFFQDQLKALEAAGTTVVYAGSTNAEDFGLLDSFSGHGASIENGKVLAASAVNFTCGTGTEFVFYNVPEFTFSQVQLEAIREYLPTLCPECKLRVAEIPVATMDTTAGDAIVSDLQAHPETQYFMTVADQMQIGLKAKQELAGINVPGIGHSSLPPNVEQIASGLQSAGYAADYNMYAWLLMDEGLRRHMGETVTYDDWANATQHMSRVLTAQNAGEYPHGFVAYPNMVEDFKKLWGK; encoded by the coding sequence TTGAGTTCTGCCGCAGTCATCGCCTCCATCTCACTTGCCGCCGCAGGCTGCGCCGCGGACGGCGCCAGTGACGGGCCGACGGCGGGGGTCACCTACCGTGACGCAAGCGGCAATTGTGCCGCACCTCCGCTGGCGGGAGTCGATTTCGGTGCTGCGCAGGCATTCCTCAAGCCGTTCGAGCAGAAGGCAACCGGGCTGCTTGTGACCAAGCCGCTGCCACAGCCCATCAACCCCGGCACCACCGTCGCCTACCTGGACAACGGCTCGGCTGTCTCGGGACTTATCTGGGGATTCATGGAGGCAGCAGGCAAGACAGCCGGCGTGACCATGCAGCGTGTAGCCACCGGGACGAATGCCCAAAGCATCAACACGGCGCTCAGCTCGGTTGTTGAAACAGCTCCTGACATCCTGGTTGCGGCCGCCACGGATGCCACGTTCTTCCAGGACCAGCTCAAGGCACTCGAGGCCGCCGGCACCACCGTTGTGTACGCGGGGTCTACCAACGCGGAAGACTTTGGCCTGCTCGACTCTTTCTCCGGCCACGGCGCGTCGATCGAGAACGGCAAGGTTCTTGCTGCCAGCGCAGTGAACTTTACCTGTGGCACGGGGACGGAATTCGTGTTCTACAACGTCCCTGAATTCACGTTCTCCCAGGTGCAGCTTGAGGCGATCCGGGAGTACCTGCCGACGCTGTGCCCTGAATGCAAGCTCCGCGTGGCGGAGATCCCGGTAGCCACCATGGACACCACTGCCGGTGACGCAATTGTGAGTGACCTGCAGGCGCATCCGGAAACGCAGTACTTCATGACAGTTGCCGACCAGATGCAGATCGGGCTGAAGGCAAAGCAGGAGCTCGCCGGAATAAATGTTCCCGGCATTGGACATTCCTCGCTCCCGCCGAACGTCGAGCAGATCGCCAGCGGACTCCAGTCCGCCGGTTACGCAGCCGACTACAACATGTACGCCTGGCTGCTCATGGACGAGGGACTCCGCCGCCACATGGGTGAAACCGTGACCTACGACGACTGGGCCAACGCCACCCAGCACATGTCGCGAGTACTCACCGCGCAGAATGCCGGCGAGTACCCGCACGGTTTCGTTGCCTACCCCAACATGGTGGAGGACTTCAAGAAGCTCTGGGGCAAGTGA
- a CDS encoding GntR family transcriptional regulator, translating to MNSGAALSAMTRQSTPVKIAEQLRERMIDGHFAPGQQINEVLVAGQLNLSRGPLREALQRLSQEGLLVSRPNRGVFVVQLTKDDVDEIYRVREILELGAAEIIAAQPALQRRQTSRKLLEIAVKLAEAAEADDWAQVFRLDLEFHTTLVAESGKSRLLRAYTTLATESLMCMTNLDQAYPALSSVSNHTVMAELIATGTFPEIRAAFHRHLSVQ from the coding sequence ATGAACAGCGGAGCTGCCTTGAGTGCCATGACCCGCCAGTCAACACCCGTTAAAATTGCGGAGCAGTTGCGTGAGCGGATGATTGACGGGCACTTCGCCCCGGGCCAGCAGATCAATGAAGTTCTCGTGGCAGGCCAGCTCAATCTGTCGCGTGGTCCGCTCCGGGAAGCCCTGCAGCGCCTGAGCCAGGAGGGATTGCTGGTCAGCAGGCCGAACCGCGGCGTGTTCGTGGTTCAACTGACAAAGGACGACGTCGACGAGATCTACCGAGTACGGGAGATCCTTGAACTTGGCGCCGCCGAAATCATCGCTGCCCAGCCGGCCCTGCAGAGAAGGCAGACGTCCCGGAAGCTCCTTGAAATTGCCGTGAAGCTCGCAGAAGCTGCCGAGGCCGATGACTGGGCCCAGGTGTTCAGGCTGGACCTTGAGTTTCACACCACCCTGGTGGCAGAGTCCGGAAAATCACGTTTGCTCCGCGCCTACACCACACTGGCCACTGAATCCCTGATGTGCATGACCAATCTGGACCAGGCGTATCCAGCCCTGAGCAGCGTGAGCAACCACACCGTTATGGCAGAGCTGATCGCGACAGGCACGTTCCCGGAGATCCGGGCGGCATTCCACAGGCACCTGTCTGTCCAATAA
- a CDS encoding ABC transporter permease has product MTTTETSSTAAGEANASSSGDTNIAGTDTAGMKPAATKPSDMNPGAWGKALSFRNISAIYIFISIFVIFSLVTPQTFLQAGVWRTLLDAQAITVIAAIAVLIPLVTGAFNLAIGAEIGFAGILIATLQVKAGIPFAVAIPLALLVGALVGLVSGLLITKGKIDSFIATLGLSSVLLAALAWLSSSQQITGLQDGFRLVATGKFLGVTNSAYIMIVLAFVVWYVLERTPVGRRMYAAGYNPDGARLAGVNVARIQICALMAGGAIAAVAGVLLTSRINTGDPTVGPSLLLPALTAVFLGSTQFSGGRLNVWGTLISVYVLATGIKGLQLIGAAPWINDLFNGVALLAAVGLSQWEATSKRTSAIRRILPFGKGKKEKADAH; this is encoded by the coding sequence ATGACCACCACCGAAACCTCCAGCACCGCCGCAGGCGAGGCGAACGCAAGCTCCTCTGGAGACACGAACATTGCAGGTACGGACACGGCCGGGATGAAACCGGCCGCTACGAAGCCGAGCGACATGAATCCGGGTGCCTGGGGGAAGGCGCTCTCCTTCCGGAACATCAGCGCCATCTATATCTTCATCTCGATCTTTGTGATCTTCTCGCTGGTGACGCCGCAGACCTTTCTCCAGGCGGGTGTGTGGCGCACCTTGCTCGACGCGCAGGCGATTACCGTTATCGCGGCCATCGCCGTCCTGATCCCGCTGGTGACCGGCGCCTTCAACCTCGCCATTGGCGCGGAAATCGGGTTCGCCGGAATCCTTATTGCCACCCTGCAGGTGAAGGCAGGCATCCCGTTTGCAGTCGCGATCCCCCTGGCCCTGCTTGTGGGCGCGCTGGTGGGCCTCGTCTCAGGCCTCCTCATCACCAAGGGCAAAATCGACTCATTCATCGCAACCCTGGGCCTGAGCTCGGTTCTGCTCGCCGCCCTTGCGTGGCTCTCGTCAAGCCAGCAGATTACTGGTCTCCAGGATGGTTTCCGGCTCGTGGCGACAGGGAAATTCCTGGGGGTAACGAACTCCGCGTACATCATGATCGTCCTGGCGTTCGTCGTCTGGTACGTTCTGGAGCGGACGCCGGTGGGCCGCCGCATGTATGCAGCGGGCTACAACCCGGACGGGGCAAGGCTCGCGGGGGTGAATGTCGCACGGATCCAGATCTGCGCGCTGATGGCCGGCGGTGCCATCGCAGCCGTTGCCGGGGTGCTGCTCACGTCCAGGATCAATACCGGCGACCCCACGGTGGGCCCCAGCCTGCTGCTGCCGGCATTGACTGCCGTATTCCTCGGTTCAACGCAGTTCAGCGGCGGCCGCCTTAACGTCTGGGGCACCCTGATCTCGGTCTACGTGCTCGCCACCGGAATCAAGGGCCTTCAGCTCATCGGTGCCGCACCCTGGATCAACGATCTTTTCAACGGCGTTGCGCTGCTCGCCGCCGTCGGACTCTCCCAATGGGAGGCGACGTCCAAGCGGACATCAGCCATCCGGCGCATCCTGCCCTTCGGCAAGGGCAAGAAGGAGAAGGCGGACGCCCACTAG
- a CDS encoding DoxX family protein has translation MNQSTLTNTALTILRVAVGFIFAAHGLQKFIEFTIPGTQAAFAQMGVPAAQIVAPVVATLELLGGIALIAGVLARVFAALLVLDMLGALVVVHAPAGIFVEKGGFEFVLALAAAALAIVLTGAGRFSADATLFGGRGSKLSVLA, from the coding sequence ATGAACCAGTCCACCCTGACAAACACTGCCCTGACCATCCTGCGCGTCGCCGTCGGATTTATTTTCGCCGCCCACGGCCTGCAGAAATTCATCGAGTTCACCATTCCCGGTACGCAGGCCGCTTTTGCCCAGATGGGTGTTCCTGCAGCCCAGATCGTGGCTCCCGTTGTGGCCACTCTTGAGTTGCTGGGAGGGATCGCCCTGATTGCCGGCGTCCTGGCACGGGTTTTCGCCGCGCTCCTGGTCCTGGACATGCTTGGCGCCCTGGTGGTGGTGCACGCTCCGGCTGGCATCTTCGTGGAGAAAGGCGGCTTCGAATTCGTTCTGGCCCTCGCCGCCGCGGCCCTGGCAATTGTCCTGACCGGCGCTGGGCGCTTCTCTGCGGATGCCACACTCTTTGGCGGGAGAGGCTCGAAGCTGAGCGTCCTGGCCTGA
- a CDS encoding dihydrofolate reductase family protein yields MDSVTCDLTISLDGYLAGPNQSPENPLGEGGEDLHRWMFEEPDANAAEIAGILSSGAYIMGRNMYAGPGPGPWAKDWRGWWGEDPPYHAPVFVLTHHPRPPLQMQGGTTFHFVADGIGSALDQAREAAAGKDVAVAGGAETVRQFLSAGLIDELRLHIAPILLGAGERLLDGVQNFNVEPTYVSGTRLVTHVHYRSIR; encoded by the coding sequence ATGGACAGCGTCACCTGCGATCTCACCATTTCCCTCGATGGATACCTCGCCGGGCCGAACCAGAGCCCGGAGAATCCGCTGGGCGAAGGCGGCGAGGACCTGCACCGGTGGATGTTCGAAGAGCCCGACGCCAATGCGGCGGAGATTGCCGGGATCCTCTCGTCGGGCGCCTACATCATGGGCCGCAACATGTACGCCGGGCCCGGACCGGGGCCGTGGGCTAAGGACTGGCGCGGCTGGTGGGGTGAGGACCCGCCCTACCACGCCCCCGTATTTGTCCTCACCCACCACCCGCGCCCACCCCTGCAGATGCAGGGCGGCACCACCTTCCATTTCGTGGCTGACGGGATCGGATCGGCACTGGACCAGGCACGGGAAGCAGCAGCAGGCAAGGACGTTGCCGTAGCCGGGGGCGCTGAAACTGTCCGCCAGTTCCTTTCGGCAGGGCTGATCGACGAGTTGCGGCTGCACATCGCACCCATCCTGCTCGGAGCCGGTGAGCGGCTGCTCGACGGCGTCCAAAACTTCAACGTGGAGCCCACATACGTCAGCGGAACACGCCTGGTGACGCACGTCCATTACCGCTCGATCCGCTAA
- a CDS encoding 2Fe-2S iron-sulfur cluster-binding protein, which translates to MEFTVTTRDDVDHTIEARTGISLMQNIRNAGIEELEAICGGALSCATCHVYVQSLPAGAELPAKSRDEEDLLDASDCLTSHSRLSCQLVFDTPLSGMRVTVAPED; encoded by the coding sequence ATGGAATTTACTGTTACTACCCGGGACGACGTCGACCACACCATCGAGGCCCGCACCGGCATTTCGCTAATGCAGAATATCCGTAACGCCGGCATCGAGGAACTTGAGGCCATTTGTGGCGGCGCGCTGTCGTGCGCCACCTGCCACGTCTACGTGCAGAGCCTGCCCGCCGGTGCCGAACTGCCCGCAAAGTCCCGGGACGAGGAAGACCTCCTCGACGCCTCGGACTGCCTGACATCCCATTCCCGGCTGTCCTGCCAACTGGTCTTTGACACACCCCTGAGCGGCATGCGGGTCACCGTAGCGCCTGAGGACTGA
- a CDS encoding sugar ABC transporter ATP-binding protein, protein MNHVTAGTPADLVSPGSGPLLRIQGVTKDFPALRALDDVSMDLHSGEVVAVVGHNGSGKSTLVKILAGLYVADGGTVELAAKEGRQTELHIIHQDLGLVSELNAIENLGMTHYKGAAAVTPFKRKQERVRALELIRRFGEEFDVDVPISGLTPAQRAIIAIARALDGWQHSHNVLILDEPTEALHASEVKILFDAVKRVAADGAGVIFISHRLDEVLEMADRAVVLRDGRKVADEQRETLDHDQLIAHVTGVAKGVALARQSNREKGAAILEISGLRGAGVESVDLTLHAGEVVGVAGVLGSGREALPALMFGAIESSADSYVLGGQPYRKRRPAESIRRGMAFVAGDRARFGAVRALTARENITLPELASLRSRFGGIKRKKERAHTRALMEQFGVRPPRLEQKFSQFSGGNQQKIVMAKWLRNRPQVLLLEEPTQGVDIGAKQAIYTAIETTADQGAAVLVCSSDAKELVRLCDRVLVLRNGTVAAELSGDRLTETDLVLAGYGLAHAGADAMPAPAAGAAREMSKGKQ, encoded by the coding sequence GTGAACCACGTGACTGCCGGCACGCCAGCTGACCTGGTGAGCCCTGGCTCCGGGCCTCTGCTGAGAATCCAGGGCGTTACCAAGGACTTCCCGGCGCTGCGGGCCCTGGATGACGTGTCGATGGACCTTCACAGCGGCGAGGTTGTTGCGGTGGTGGGCCACAACGGCTCCGGCAAATCGACCCTTGTCAAGATTCTGGCTGGACTCTACGTGGCCGATGGTGGAACTGTTGAATTGGCGGCCAAGGAGGGCAGGCAGACCGAACTGCACATCATCCACCAGGACCTGGGCCTCGTCTCAGAACTCAACGCCATCGAAAACCTGGGCATGACCCACTACAAAGGCGCGGCGGCGGTGACACCCTTCAAGAGGAAGCAGGAGCGTGTCCGGGCGCTTGAGCTGATCCGCCGGTTCGGTGAGGAATTCGACGTCGACGTGCCCATCAGCGGGCTGACTCCGGCCCAGCGGGCGATCATTGCGATCGCCCGCGCGCTGGACGGCTGGCAGCACAGCCACAACGTCCTCATTCTCGATGAGCCGACGGAGGCGCTCCACGCCAGTGAAGTCAAGATCCTCTTCGACGCCGTCAAGCGTGTGGCTGCAGACGGCGCCGGTGTCATCTTCATTTCCCACCGGCTTGACGAGGTACTGGAGATGGCGGACCGTGCAGTCGTCCTGCGCGACGGCAGGAAAGTAGCCGATGAGCAGCGGGAGACCCTGGACCATGACCAGCTCATTGCCCATGTGACGGGTGTGGCCAAAGGCGTTGCCCTGGCCCGGCAATCGAACCGGGAGAAGGGTGCTGCGATCCTGGAAATATCGGGACTCAGAGGTGCCGGTGTGGAGTCCGTGGACCTCACCCTCCACGCCGGCGAAGTGGTTGGCGTCGCCGGTGTCCTGGGCTCGGGCCGGGAGGCACTGCCTGCCCTGATGTTCGGGGCCATTGAGTCAAGCGCTGACAGCTACGTCCTGGGAGGGCAGCCGTATCGGAAGCGCCGGCCGGCGGAAAGTATCCGCCGCGGGATGGCGTTTGTGGCAGGGGACAGGGCCCGCTTTGGTGCTGTCCGCGCCCTGACGGCCCGCGAGAACATCACCCTGCCCGAGCTGGCAAGCCTCCGGAGCCGCTTCGGCGGCATCAAAAGAAAAAAGGAGCGCGCCCACACCCGCGCGCTCATGGAGCAGTTCGGCGTCAGGCCGCCACGGCTGGAGCAGAAGTTCTCGCAGTTCAGCGGCGGTAACCAGCAGAAAATCGTGATGGCGAAATGGCTGCGCAACCGGCCGCAGGTTCTTCTCCTCGAGGAGCCGACCCAGGGTGTGGACATTGGTGCGAAGCAGGCCATCTACACCGCCATCGAAACTACTGCAGACCAGGGCGCCGCCGTTCTGGTGTGCTCCTCGGACGCAAAGGAACTGGTGCGGCTGTGTGACAGGGTCCTTGTCCTGCGGAACGGAACAGTAGCGGCAGAGCTGTCCGGGGACCGATTGACAGAGACCGATCTGGTGCTGGCCGGATACGGACTGGCCCACGCCGGCGCTGACGCCATGCCGGCGCCGGCTGCCGGCGCCGCCCGTGAAATGAGCAAAGGAAAGCAATGA
- a CDS encoding maleylpyruvate isomerase family mycothiol-dependent enzyme, with translation MVARTDQTTDPVLLEGLLQARRGTAFFARKLNELSDADLDGPSLLPGWTRRHVTAHIGYNARALARLIEWAATGIETPMYASPEARNQEIAFGATLSPIALRNLFDHSAVHLNVEWRDLPADAWHHKVKTAQGRIVPAEETVWMRTREVWIHAVDLDNGATFADIPVPVLTRLLKDITGAWATRGTDTGLLIKVTGTDTDLTFGDTSATDQTVITGPLAAVVEWAAGRGSTGVTASGPGTTEGTPAAPAWI, from the coding sequence ATGGTAGCCCGCACCGACCAAACCACGGACCCGGTACTGCTGGAGGGGCTCCTGCAGGCGCGCCGCGGGACCGCGTTCTTCGCCCGGAAACTCAACGAGCTCTCCGACGCGGACCTTGACGGGCCCTCATTGCTGCCGGGCTGGACGCGCCGCCACGTCACCGCGCACATTGGCTACAACGCGCGCGCCCTGGCCCGGCTCATCGAATGGGCGGCGACGGGAATCGAAACGCCCATGTATGCCTCCCCGGAAGCCCGCAACCAAGAAATCGCGTTTGGTGCCACCCTGTCCCCGATCGCGCTGCGGAACCTCTTTGACCACTCCGCCGTGCACCTGAATGTTGAGTGGCGCGACCTCCCGGCCGACGCCTGGCACCATAAGGTCAAAACCGCCCAGGGCCGCATTGTTCCGGCAGAGGAAACGGTTTGGATGCGTACCCGTGAAGTCTGGATCCACGCCGTCGACCTGGACAACGGCGCCACATTCGCCGACATCCCGGTACCCGTCCTCACCAGGCTCCTTAAGGACATCACCGGCGCCTGGGCCACCCGCGGCACCGATACCGGGCTGCTTATCAAAGTGACAGGTACGGATACGGACCTGACGTTCGGCGACACGAGTGCTACTGACCAGACGGTCATCACGGGACCCCTGGCCGCCGTCGTCGAATGGGCCGCGGGCCGCGGCAGCACGGGAGTAACGGCCTCGGGCCCAGGAACAACGGAAGGTACGCCGGCCGCCCCCGCCTGGATTTAG
- a CDS encoding fumarylacetoacetate hydrolase family protein produces the protein MRLLTLRTGNGTATKGTVAVRQDGDTLTEINGFADVGALLQDPTWETTAKAASGATHPLDGADLAAVVPSPGKIICVGHNYRNHIKEMGREVPEYPTLFAKYAESLIGPNDDLALPQESDAVDWEAELAVVIGKTGRRIPEAEAGNHIAGYAVLNDVSMRDYQFRTIQWLQGKTWEKSTPFGPALVTKDEFTAGPLMTSAVDGDIQQSTPTGDLVFTPEYLVSYISTIITLNPGDVIATGTPGGVGHAQDPKRYLQEGQLLVTTIEGLGQLKNRVVKEA, from the coding sequence ATGAGACTCCTCACCCTCCGCACCGGCAACGGCACTGCAACCAAAGGCACTGTGGCGGTCCGCCAGGACGGCGACACCCTTACCGAGATCAACGGGTTCGCCGACGTCGGCGCCCTGCTGCAGGACCCCACCTGGGAAACCACGGCGAAAGCCGCCAGCGGCGCAACGCACCCGCTCGACGGCGCCGACCTCGCCGCCGTCGTGCCCTCCCCTGGGAAAATCATCTGCGTGGGCCACAACTACCGCAACCACATCAAGGAAATGGGCCGGGAAGTCCCCGAGTACCCCACCCTCTTCGCCAAGTACGCAGAATCACTGATCGGACCCAACGATGACCTGGCCCTGCCGCAGGAATCCGACGCGGTGGACTGGGAAGCCGAACTCGCCGTCGTGATCGGCAAGACCGGGCGCCGCATCCCGGAGGCCGAAGCCGGCAACCACATCGCCGGTTACGCAGTCCTGAACGACGTCTCCATGCGCGACTACCAGTTCCGCACCATCCAATGGCTCCAGGGTAAAACCTGGGAAAAGTCCACCCCGTTCGGCCCCGCCCTGGTCACCAAAGACGAATTCACCGCCGGCCCGCTGATGACCTCCGCCGTCGACGGGGACATCCAGCAGAGCACCCCCACCGGCGACCTCGTCTTCACCCCGGAATACCTGGTCTCCTACATCTCGACCATCATCACGCTGAACCCCGGCGACGTCATCGCCACCGGCACCCCCGGCGGCGTCGGCCACGCCCAGGACCCCAAGCGGTACCTGCAGGAAGGCCAACTCCTGGTCACCACCATCGAAGGACTGGGCCAACTGAAAAACCGCGTGGTCAAGGAAGCCTGA
- a CDS encoding alcohol dehydrogenase catalytic domain-containing protein: protein MQQLMRAARLHAVGEKMVIEDVERPRATGTDVVVEVKGCGMVPNLGNVLANWETWYPQMPLPPRPAIFGLDPVGIVHEVGEMVLNVKPGDRVYVNPGRSCGACQSCAAGTPQKCDYWTLNGYFGYNPNSLEMFKRYPHGGFCEYMRAPQTAIVKLPDNIEFRQATRMGYLGTSYAAVKKMGPLAGKSLIINGASGTLGVGVTLVALALGISRIYAVARGLPLLQRLQALAPERIEIFSNTEGSTATWVKSRTGGAGADLMVDTLGAVASLDSLKDAMHGVRRGGRIINIGGTAGDLSIDVKWWMDEQMELLGSVWFTSAEAIELAELLRNGTIDISVLTPKSWPLDDINEAISGVASGDGGFTSYLVEI, encoded by the coding sequence ATGCAGCAACTAATGCGCGCCGCGCGGCTCCACGCCGTCGGCGAAAAGATGGTCATTGAGGACGTCGAACGGCCCAGGGCAACCGGCACGGACGTAGTGGTTGAAGTCAAAGGATGCGGAATGGTGCCGAACCTGGGCAACGTCCTGGCAAATTGGGAAACCTGGTACCCGCAGATGCCGCTTCCGCCCCGTCCCGCGATCTTTGGCCTCGACCCGGTGGGCATCGTGCATGAGGTCGGGGAGATGGTGCTCAACGTGAAGCCGGGAGACAGGGTCTATGTCAATCCGGGGCGTTCGTGCGGGGCATGCCAGTCCTGCGCCGCCGGGACACCGCAAAAATGCGACTACTGGACATTGAACGGCTACTTCGGCTACAACCCCAACAGCCTTGAGATGTTCAAGCGCTATCCCCACGGCGGTTTCTGCGAATACATGCGGGCTCCCCAGACCGCCATCGTCAAGCTTCCGGACAACATAGAGTTCCGCCAGGCAACCCGGATGGGTTACTTGGGAACGTCCTACGCTGCAGTCAAGAAGATGGGCCCGCTGGCCGGTAAATCCCTCATCATCAACGGCGCGTCGGGAACGCTCGGAGTGGGTGTCACCCTGGTGGCCCTGGCCCTTGGCATTTCCCGCATCTACGCCGTCGCCAGGGGACTGCCCTTGCTGCAGAGGCTGCAGGCCCTTGCCCCGGAGCGCATCGAAATCTTCTCCAACACCGAAGGCAGCACCGCAACCTGGGTCAAGTCCAGGACCGGGGGAGCGGGAGCGGATTTGATGGTGGATACCCTCGGTGCCGTTGCCTCGCTCGACTCGCTCAAGGATGCCATGCACGGTGTACGGCGCGGTGGACGCATCATCAACATCGGCGGAACCGCGGGGGACCTCAGCATTGACGTGAAGTGGTGGATGGACGAGCAGATGGAACTCCTTGGCTCGGTGTGGTTCACGTCGGCTGAGGCGATCGAACTTGCAGAGCTGTTGCGCAACGGGACTATCGACATCTCCGTGCTGACTCCTAAGAGCTGGCCACTGGATGACATCAATGAAGCCATCTCAGGGGTCGCCAGTGGCGACGGCGGTTTTACCAGCTATCTCGTCGAAATCTGA
- a CDS encoding dihydrofolate reductase family protein has protein sequence MGETTSEGSSADLMVDLIISLDGYASAEGWPGWWGLEGPEYLAWLGEEGEKGYTFLLGANTYRVMSSMSEEAAAEDSEFSEEEGASLTGLAAVPKVVFSSTLPAPLTWPNSILVTGDAVQAVRELKRTAAGPLSTLGSLSLCRSLLTAGLVDRFRLVVFPVITGRTGRERIYDGYPDVALEMVESRTFDGRLQLLEYVPTVLSGPPGSGPT, from the coding sequence ATGGGCGAGACAACTTCTGAAGGGTCTTCAGCGGACCTGATGGTGGACCTGATCATCTCCCTGGACGGGTATGCCTCAGCTGAGGGATGGCCCGGCTGGTGGGGTCTGGAGGGCCCGGAGTACCTGGCGTGGCTCGGGGAGGAGGGGGAGAAGGGCTACACCTTCCTGCTCGGTGCCAACACATACCGGGTGATGTCCAGTATGTCGGAGGAGGCCGCGGCGGAGGACTCCGAGTTTTCTGAGGAGGAGGGGGCCAGCCTGACAGGCCTTGCAGCCGTGCCGAAGGTTGTCTTCTCCTCCACCCTGCCGGCGCCGCTCACGTGGCCGAACTCCATCCTTGTCACCGGGGACGCGGTCCAGGCTGTGCGGGAGCTGAAACGAACAGCTGCCGGCCCCCTGAGCACCCTGGGCAGCCTGAGCCTCTGCCGTTCACTCCTGACTGCCGGCCTCGTGGACAGGTTCCGGTTGGTTGTTTTCCCCGTGATTACAGGCCGTACCGGGCGGGAGCGGATCTACGACGGGTATCCGGACGTTGCCCTGGAGATGGTGGAGAGCCGGACCTTTGATGGCCGGCTCCAGCTGCTGGAGTACGTGCCCACCGTGCTCAGCGGTCCGCCGGGCAGCGGTCCGACATAA